In Plasmodium yoelii strain 17X genome assembly, chromosome: 6, one DNA window encodes the following:
- a CDS encoding LIMP protein, putative: MVIKLIFLFVFFLMSLNLKLALTKIENENKHNTFLQIDRDMNEPPYPVINVHYTESPLSGDLVKQIENNRHIEKYETQNYFRKGLESNKYFMDYSQNQKSQLELLINLNG; this comes from the exons atggtgataaaattaatttttttatttgtgttttttttaatgtctCTTAATTTAAAACTCGCATTAACAAAAATAGAGAATGAAAACAAACATAACACATTCCTTCAAATCGATAGGGACATG AACGAACCACCTTATCCTGTGATTAATGTTCATTATACCGAATCCCCCTTAAGTGGGGACCTAGTAAAACAAat AGAAAACAATAGACAcatagaaaaatatgaaaccCAAAACTATTTTAGAAag gGCCTGGAGTcgaataaatatttcatgGACTATTCACAAAACCaa AAAAGCCAACTGGAATTGCTAATTa ATTTAAATGGATAG
- a CDS encoding RNA-binding protein, putative, protein MIILKILFMFVSLIQSFMIKKIKWGEENLHGSQFRLYKTKYFRKFKTIPYLRDSGENHIKELTRERVKLNKHTTNPITRGANFLFICNLDNRLSSQDVTHFFNYFIGIGNCVAQIKRNRYTGRNMGHGILKFKKAEDATIVLLNYQGIKLGEKNIILTEAFKNDYLEQKKHICNIFKPRI, encoded by the exons ATGATAATTCTGAAAATTCTTTTTATGTTTGTAAGTCTAATTCAGTcatttatgataaaaaag ATCAAATGGGGGGAAGAAAACTTACACGGTAGCCAATTTCGGCTATATAAGACgaaatattttagaaaattcAAAACAATACCATATCTTAGAGATTCGGGAGAAAATCATATAAAGGAATTAACAAGAGAGCgtgtaaaattaaataaacataCAACAAATCCAATAACACGCGGTGCTAATTTTCTCTTTATATGTAATTTGGACAATAGATTATCATCTCAAGATGTTACtcatttttttaactattttattgGTATTGGAAATTGTGTAGCtcaaataaaaagaaatagaTACACAG ggAGAAACATGGGACATGGTATTTTGAAATTTAAAAAAGCTGAGGATGCAACAATTGTTTTATTGAATTATCAAGGAATAAAATTgggagaaaaaaatataattctaaCAGAAGCttttaaaaatgattatttagAGCAAAAAAAGCacatatgtaatatatttaagcCACGCATATAA
- a CDS encoding tRNA delta(2)-isopentenylpyrophosphate transferase, putative: MFCKIYVYIIIYLIFSICVSFKIKAFHEINKTNISLKRDYYYIYNNTLFGNSYCIGRKFSSSIKKFFKRYNTKLYYNSKKENYIKKNICQNNRRYTFRYICNKVLDDTIVKKRNAVYCQKNKTNGVKKFESLDVLTDLSKGPLKVDKMQHDSTLDNIEKKEESNLGNEIFTDNQKDDEKNINEKNDSVSKCNDEIYLSRFNMNTKEKKKKVVIIIGITCSGKTQFSIDLYNELLKHNIKGEIISADSMQVYKNFNVGVAKIENEEMGDIKHHMLDVCDNNEEFNAHKFVNYAIPIIESINDRNMVPIIAGGTLLYIESLLWESVVDIKKENDIEINKIKHDDYTNKTNDELHEELKRVDPERAEELHKNDRKRICRSLDIFYAFNKKHSDLIKMKCHKNNKLDKTRYAPCFFYLDYKDDCILKEKIENRINVMISKGLLDEGMKLKKMANDTNTKIKGKGIRQSIAYKEFDSYIEKKINNIDDNDLFNKCKDNLFRKTYQYAKRQRRWILNRFVKRYNIPLNEIDVSQNYEQQLSNALEIVLNFWKN, from the coding sequence ATGTTTTGTAagatatatgtttatataataatatacttaATCTTTTCAATATGCGtttcttttaaaattaaGGCTTTTCATGaaataaacaaaacaaatatatcCTTAAAAAgggattattattatatatataataacacaTTATTTGGAAATAGTTATTGTATAGGTAGAAAATTTTCATCAAGTATTAAGAAGTTTTTCAAAAGATATAATACAaaactttattataattctaaaaaggaaaattatataaaaaaaaatatttgtcaAAATAATAGAAGATATACTTTTcgatatatatgcaataaaGTATTGGACGATacaattgtaaaaaaaagaaatgcaGTTTATTgccaaaaaaacaaaacaaatggtgtaaaaaaatttgaatcaCTAGATGTATTAACTGATTTAAGTAAAGGGCCATTAAAAGTGGACAAAATGCAACATGATAGTACTTTagataatattgaaaaaaaagaggaaTCAAATTTAGGTAACGAAATTTTCACTGACAACCAAAaagatgatgaaaaaaatataaatgaaaaaaatgattcaGTATCAAAATGTAACGatgaaatttatttatcacgttttaatatgaatacaaaagaaaagaaaaaaaaagttgttATAATCATAGGAATAACATGTAGTGGAAAAACCCAATTTAGCATCGATCTATACAATGAACTATTAAAGCATAATATAAAAGGGGAAATAATAAGTGCCGATTCAATGCaggtatataaaaattttaatgttGGAGTAgcaaaaatagaaaatgaagaaatggGTGATATAAAACACCACATGCTAGATGTATGTGATAACAACGAAGAATTTAATGCTcataaatttgttaattatGCTATTCCAATTATTGAATCTATTAATGATAGAAATATGGTGCCAATTATTGCTGGGggaacattattatatatagaatCTTTATTGTGGGAATCAGTTGTAGATATAAAgaaagaaaatgatattgaaatcaataaaataaaacatgatgattatacaaataaaacaaaCGATGAATTGCATGAAGAACTGAAAAGGGTTGATCCAGAAAGAGCTGAAGAATTGCATAAAAATGATAGAAAAAGAATTTGTAGAAGTTtagatattttttatgcatttaataaaaaacatagtgatttaataaaaatgaagtgccataaaaataataaactcGATAAAACGCGATATGCACCTTGCTTCTTTTATTTAGATTATAAAGATGATTGTATattgaaagaaaaaattgaaaacaGAATAAATGTAATGATTTCAAAAGGATTACTAGACGAAGgcatgaaattaaaaaaaatggcaaatgatacaaatacaaaaataaaaggaaaaGGCATACGTCAAAGTATTGCATATAAAGAGTTTGATAgttatattgaaaaaaaaataaataatattgatgataatgatttatttaaCAAATGCAAAGATAATTTATTTAGAAAAACATATCAATACGCAAAAAGACAAAGAAGATGGATATTAAATCGATTTgtaaaaagatataatatcCCATTAAATGAAATAGATGTATcacaaaattatgaacaacaATTAAGCAATGCATTGGAAATTGTACTAAATTTTTggaaaaattaa
- a CDS encoding blood stage antigen 41-3 precursor, putative, whose protein sequence is MLYRLNFLLFCGVLASQFLQIIMSDEEVQGWSTEYKYNSKSLPSIEVKLSPPENPLPQVSAEIKILESARLKLEEGIMQKIEDEYNKSLANSKIRIDDTIKKMLSIFSDPKMLGFIVSSSVKTLKKDNLRKMPEPSEENNLKKLQKKNSEKSGPLPPPELRNHTSFLQQNYINKTIPSVKIYLSETNEPSAEIKEKIVEMEQYRTDEEVAMFETAISEFGILTEITILELEKQIQLQLNPFLVDKNIVHKALEKELKEMGKRDETEKVKEKYQKQSSFIEDTTDENVGNILNVKISQTDYGYPTIDELVMQMQKRRDISEQLERQKILELQMKLLKAQSEMIKDALHFSISKVIAQYSPIVETMKLESLKMI, encoded by the exons atgttatatagactaaattttcttttattttgtgGTGTTTTGGCGTCACAATTTCTTCAGATAATAATGTCTGatgaa gaAGTTCAAGGATGGTCGACAGAATATAAATACAACTCGAAATCATTACCCTCAATAGAAGTTAAACTAAGTCCTCCggaaaat CCATTACCCCAAGTTTCAGCAGAAATAAAGATTCTAGAATCTGCTAGGCTTAAATTAGAAGAG ggaattatgcaaaaaatagaagatgaatataataaatcttTGGCAAATTCTAAAATAAGAATAGACGacacaattaaaaaaatgttaagtATTTTTAGCGATCCAAAAATGTTAGGTTTCATTGTTTCTAGTTCGGTAAAaactttaaaaaaagataacCTTCGAAAAATGCCAGAGCCATccgaagaaaataatttaaaaaagttacaaaaaaaaaattccgAAAAAAGTGGTCCTCTTCCCCCTCCAGAACTTAGAAACCATACTTCCTTTTTGcaacaaaattatattaataaaactaTACCATCTGTTAAGATATAT CTATCAGAAACGAATGAACCTAGTGCTGaaataaaggaaaaaatagtAGAGATGGAACAATATAGAACAGATGAAGAAGTAGCG ATGTTTGAAACAGCAATATCTGAATTCGGGATTTTGACGGAAATAACAATTCTTGAACTAGAAAAACAAATTCAACTTCAATTGAACCCATTCTTAGttgataaaaat ATTGTCCATAAAGCGTTGGAAAAGGAGTTGAAAGAAATGGGAAAAAGGGATGAAACCGAAAAAGTTAAA gaaaaatatcaaaaacaGTCATCATTTATAGAGGATACAACAGATGAGAATGTGGGAAATATATTGAATGTAAAAATAAGTCAAACTGATTATGg TTATCCAACAATTGATGAGCTTGTGATGCAAATGCAAAAAAGAAGAGATATTTCTGAACAGTTGGAAcgacaaaaaatattagaattacAAATGAAGTTATTAAAAGCCCAAAGCGAAATGATAAAAGACGCTCTACATTTTTCTATATCTAAGGTTATAGCACAATACTCACCAATAGTTGAAACGATGAAATTGGAAAGTttgaaaatgatataa
- a CDS encoding 50S ribosomal protein L29, putative, whose product MSHIFIPYFLIFLILYIFKIYLVHGINFQRNCVSSFLNCRSSIFNKNKYGNSLFCYKKKVKAKELRKLTTEQLEKEIVKCRLDIQLFQQQGFYDMHNYNVYYEKNARRKLAQLLTIYYERYLDNNVRIKS is encoded by the exons ATGAGccatatttttataccatattttttaatttttttaattttatatatatttaaaatatacttAGTTCATGGAATAAATTTTCAAAGGAATTGTGTATCGTCATTCTTAAACTGTAGATCAagcatatttaataaaaataaatatggaaATTCCTTATTttgctataaaaaaaaagttaaagcTAAAGAATTGAGGAAATTAACAACTGAACAACTCGAGAAG GAAATTGTTAAGTGTAGATTAGATATCCAATTATTTCAACAACAAGGTTTTTACgatatgcataattataACGTATATTACGAAAAAAATGCAAGGCGAAAATTAGCTCAGTTGTTAACAATTTATTATGAAAGATATTTAGATAACAATGTTAGAATAAAAAgctga